A part of Lacibacter sp. H407 genomic DNA contains:
- a CDS encoding DUF1553 domain-containing protein, with protein sequence MKSFFKQKTVLIIGLLIVLVAGYLFLMPSRTVDFSADVKPILNNKCISCHGGVKAKAGFSVLFRDEALAKTESGKPAIIPGDPDASEMIRRITVNDPEERMPYKHEPLSKEEIKILKQWIKQGAKWGDHWAYLPVKETELPDVTDPWIHNDVDKFIFAKLKELELKPSVQADKPSLLRRVSLDLIGMYPSEAVAKQFLQSTDEKGYEVLVDSLLASPRFGERWASLWLDLSRYADTKGYESDEGRTIWKYRDWLINAFNKDKPYNEFLVEQLAGDLLPDPTDAQYIATAFHRNTMNNMEGGTDNEEFRTAAVIDRVNTTWESLMSTTFSCVQCHSHPYDPIKHAEYYKFLAYFNNTRDEDVPAEYPLLREYNDTLKQTLNEVVNWVQRYASKDEASRVKLFLRTWQPSVNSTTADSLNNAVIGNNNYALMMLNYSSARLKRIDLQHSNQLIFNFISRIKGGVLKFRTDSPEGPVFASVPLQKMDKFQKFFLSFTPQQGIHDVYVTYENATLPANSKEFALIFDWFAFVNELPGKTEPGFAKINQAYRTLLDANPVTTPVMVENPSWMWRTSNVFERGAWTSKGEEVQPDVPQTFAFAMPANAPKNRLGLAMWLTDKKNPLVSRTLVNRFWEQLFGTGIAETLEDMGTQGAPPTHQELLDHLSWKLMNDHKWSMKALLKELVMSAAYMQDSKLTEEIKAKDLFNRYYARGPRVRLSAEQIRDQHLCISGTMSNKMYGPGVMPWQPEGIWLSPYNGDKWKTSEGEDQYRRAVYTYWKRTAPYPSMIAFDGVAKVVCNARRIRTNTPLQALVTLNDSAYLDMSRHFAYRMQKEAGKNPEQQIAKGYELMLYKKIDAAKLKTFTSLYQKAFTEFKTDQTKTRELIGKDDEHNNAETAALVVVANAMLNIDEVIMKN encoded by the coding sequence ATGAAATCATTCTTCAAACAAAAAACGGTTCTTATTATCGGGTTGCTCATTGTACTGGTAGCAGGCTATTTGTTCCTGATGCCATCACGTACAGTTGATTTCAGTGCCGATGTAAAACCCATCCTCAATAATAAATGTATTTCCTGCCACGGTGGTGTAAAAGCAAAAGCCGGTTTTAGTGTATTGTTTCGTGATGAAGCATTAGCCAAAACGGAGTCGGGAAAGCCGGCGATCATTCCAGGTGATCCCGACGCAAGTGAAATGATCAGAAGAATTACAGTGAACGATCCGGAAGAGCGGATGCCTTACAAACATGAACCGTTAAGTAAGGAAGAGATAAAGATTTTAAAGCAATGGATCAAACAGGGTGCAAAGTGGGGTGACCATTGGGCGTATCTGCCGGTGAAAGAAACCGAATTGCCGGATGTTACTGATCCATGGATACACAATGATGTTGACAAATTCATTTTTGCAAAACTGAAAGAACTGGAATTGAAACCTTCTGTGCAAGCCGACAAACCTTCATTATTAAGAAGAGTTAGTCTTGATTTGATCGGTATGTATCCATCCGAGGCTGTTGCAAAACAATTTTTGCAAAGTACAGATGAGAAAGGATATGAAGTGTTGGTTGATTCATTACTGGCATCACCACGTTTTGGTGAACGATGGGCATCACTCTGGCTCGATCTTTCAAGATATGCTGATACCAAAGGTTATGAATCAGATGAAGGTCGCACTATTTGGAAATACAGAGACTGGCTTATCAATGCATTTAATAAAGACAAACCGTATAACGAATTTTTAGTGGAACAACTGGCCGGTGATCTGCTGCCAGACCCAACCGATGCACAATACATTGCTACTGCCTTTCACCGCAACACCATGAATAATATGGAAGGCGGAACGGATAATGAAGAGTTCAGAACAGCAGCAGTGATTGACAGAGTGAATACAACATGGGAATCATTGATGAGTACAACATTTAGTTGTGTGCAATGCCACAGTCATCCATACGATCCGATCAAACATGCTGAGTACTATAAATTTTTGGCGTACTTCAATAACACAAGAGATGAAGATGTACCTGCTGAATATCCATTGCTGCGGGAGTACAACGATACATTGAAACAAACGTTGAACGAAGTTGTGAACTGGGTACAGCGATATGCTTCTAAAGATGAAGCAAGCAGAGTGAAACTTTTTTTGCGTACCTGGCAGCCATCAGTTAATTCAACTACGGCCGATAGTTTGAACAATGCAGTAATTGGAAATAACAATTATGCGTTGATGATGCTGAATTATTCTTCGGCACGATTAAAACGCATCGATCTGCAGCATTCAAATCAACTGATATTTAATTTCATTTCAAGAATAAAGGGAGGCGTATTAAAATTCCGTACCGATAGCCCGGAAGGACCGGTATTTGCTAGTGTACCGTTGCAGAAGATGGATAAATTTCAAAAGTTCTTCCTTTCGTTTACACCGCAACAGGGCATTCATGATGTATATGTAACGTATGAAAATGCAACATTGCCTGCCAACAGTAAAGAGTTTGCACTCATTTTCGATTGGTTTGCATTCGTGAATGAGTTACCAGGAAAAACAGAACCTGGATTTGCAAAAATCAATCAGGCTTATCGTACACTCTTAGATGCAAATCCTGTTACCACACCGGTGATGGTTGAAAATCCTTCGTGGATGTGGCGAACCAGTAATGTGTTTGAACGTGGTGCGTGGACGAGTAAAGGAGAAGAAGTGCAGCCGGATGTGCCGCAAACATTTGCTTTTGCAATGCCAGCCAATGCGCCAAAAAATCGTTTGGGATTAGCGATGTGGTTAACAGATAAAAAGAATCCATTGGTATCACGCACATTGGTGAATCGTTTTTGGGAACAGTTGTTTGGTACAGGCATTGCAGAAACATTGGAAGATATGGGTACGCAGGGAGCACCGCCCACACACCAGGAATTACTGGATCATCTTTCGTGGAAATTGATGAACGATCACAAATGGAGCATGAAAGCATTATTGAAAGAATTGGTGATGAGTGCTGCTTACATGCAGGACTCAAAACTTACCGAAGAAATAAAAGCAAAGGATCTGTTCAACCGATATTATGCACGTGGTCCACGAGTGCGGTTGAGTGCAGAACAAATACGTGATCAACATTTATGCATCAGCGGCACCATGAGTAATAAAATGTATGGCCCCGGTGTAATGCCCTGGCAGCCGGAAGGCATTTGGTTATCACCTTACAACGGCGATAAATGGAAAACAAGTGAAGGTGAAGATCAATATCGGAGAGCAGTGTACACATATTGGAAACGTACGGCTCCCTATCCATCGATGATTGCGTTTGATGGTGTTGCGAAAGTGGTATGCAATGCCCGTCGTATTCGTACCAACACACCATTGCAGGCGTTGGTGACCTTGAATGATTCAGCATATCTTGATATGTCACGACATTTTGCATACCGCATGCAGAAAGAAGCAGGAAAAAATCCCGAACAGCAAATTGCAAAAGGATATGAACTGATGCTGTACAAAAAAATTGATGCAGCAAAATTGAAAACATTTACCAGTCTCTATCAAAAGGCATTCACTGAGTTTAAAACAGATCAAACAAAAACACGTGAATTGATTGGGAAAGATGATGAACACAACAATGCGGAGACAGCGGCATTGGTAGTAGTGGCAAACGCCATGTTGAATATTGATGAAGTGATTATGAAAAATTAG
- a CDS encoding S8 family peptidase, with amino-acid sequence MSYFVYQQGIKKKINSKNISSEKKQEYSILIIRFRGGVSKHTDEFNKANGLLRKKVHDKAGHIYLCYFKKMSVNKLAALAKTYYDSGIAEFAEPYVLHHIQNTAISLNDPKFSTQWILENTGQFNGIPGDDIGILDGLKLIADNQLTLDKTICVAVLDEGVDTTHPDLRDPNLWHQNFSVFGANKLLPKDKDHHGTSVAGVIAAIQDNGVGIAGINPFCKIMSGRIYFTQDNVGGVNALRISEGIKRAVDNNARVINLSWRMEPSPLVAEAIQYGFSKGVIFCAAAGNYVRASDDHAVQFPGRMDEVITVAAVNNKSEWVNLVNTPSDQKFGSCYGREVDIAAPGLFISTTRNNGKYTDIFCGTSAATAIVSAIAAILVAINPALTATDVRDCLLSTADAVSSEAGLEHLNRVGHGKINAYKAIEKAIETVLL; translated from the coding sequence ATGTCTTATTTTGTTTATCAACAAGGAATCAAAAAAAAGATCAACAGTAAAAATATCAGCAGCGAAAAAAAACAGGAGTACTCGATATTGATCATACGGTTCAGAGGCGGTGTAAGCAAGCATACCGATGAATTTAATAAAGCCAACGGACTGCTGCGAAAAAAAGTACACGACAAAGCCGGTCATATTTATCTCTGTTATTTCAAAAAAATGTCGGTGAACAAACTGGCTGCACTTGCAAAAACATATTATGATAGTGGCATTGCAGAATTCGCTGAGCCTTATGTATTACATCATATACAAAACACAGCAATTTCATTGAATGATCCTAAGTTTTCAACGCAATGGATCTTGGAAAATACCGGTCAGTTCAACGGAATTCCCGGAGATGATATCGGAATACTGGATGGATTGAAGTTGATCGCAGACAATCAACTCACACTCGACAAAACGATTTGTGTAGCTGTATTGGATGAAGGTGTGGATACAACACATCCTGATCTGAGGGATCCGAATTTATGGCATCAGAATTTCAGTGTGTTTGGTGCCAATAAATTATTGCCGAAAGATAAAGATCATCATGGCACATCAGTAGCTGGTGTTATTGCAGCGATACAGGATAATGGGGTAGGTATTGCCGGGATCAATCCGTTTTGTAAGATCATGTCCGGACGTATTTATTTTACACAGGATAATGTAGGAGGTGTAAATGCATTACGCATCAGTGAAGGAATAAAACGTGCAGTTGATAACAATGCACGGGTGATCAATTTAAGTTGGCGAATGGAACCAAGTCCGTTGGTAGCAGAAGCCATTCAATACGGCTTTTCAAAAGGAGTGATCTTTTGTGCAGCAGCCGGAAACTATGTGCGTGCAAGTGATGATCATGCAGTACAGTTTCCCGGAAGAATGGATGAAGTGATTACCGTTGCTGCTGTTAACAATAAATCAGAATGGGTGAATCTCGTCAATACTCCATCCGATCAGAAATTTGGTTCCTGTTACGGGCGTGAAGTGGATATTGCTGCGCCGGGTTTATTTATTTCCACTACCAGAAACAACGGGAAATACACCGATATCTTTTGCGGTACCAGTGCTGCCACTGCCATTGTATCGGCAATAGCTGCCATACTTGTAGCCATCAATCCTGCACTAACGGCTACGGATGTACGTGATTGTTTATTATCAACAGCAGATGCTGTAAGCAGTGAAGCAGGGTTAGAACATCTCAATAGGGTCGGACATGGAAAGATCAATGCATACAAAGCAATTGAAAAAGCAATTGAAACAGTATTATTGTAA
- a CDS encoding lipid A-modifier LpxR family protein, with product MKTLTILLCCFAASFSYAQENEQTQDSSYGFGLIFDQDFFTPQNQDRNYTMGVSINMNGPVFDKNYLIVPLLRKGADWLFGIKKWHKEGDNYLTGMQLFDGAFTPLNLESLTPVTNDRPYGNILGIGASRTTVINSSEDLREQSSITSRFVLGIIGTRVAEAVQSYIHKNFFDGKRAVPVGWPTQISDGGEPTLLYQLQFMKPIFEETHPTQTQLKRMQATWLLETNLGYYTNMASGLSFRIGRFTTPFWKFNNSGMSVVSQAPSRIDKKPEFSFFVQFRGRAVVYNALLTGQFKQNEFELTKEQVNRFLFEAESGVMLNIGKLTAIFQPYILRTSETNLPTARNHSWGSAALYYNW from the coding sequence ATGAAAACACTCACCATTTTGCTATGCTGCTTTGCAGCTTCTTTTAGTTATGCTCAGGAAAATGAGCAGACGCAGGATTCATCGTATGGCTTTGGCCTTATTTTCGATCAGGATTTTTTCACACCGCAAAACCAGGACCGCAATTACACAATGGGTGTAAGCATTAATATGAACGGCCCGGTGTTTGATAAAAATTACCTCATCGTTCCGCTTTTAAGAAAAGGTGCCGATTGGCTTTTTGGAATCAAAAAATGGCACAAAGAAGGTGACAACTATCTCACCGGGATGCAATTATTTGATGGTGCCTTTACACCCTTGAATTTGGAATCGCTTACACCTGTAACAAACGACCGGCCCTATGGAAATATATTGGGCATTGGAGCTTCACGCACCACCGTTATCAATTCATCAGAAGACTTACGGGAGCAAAGTAGTATTACCAGCCGCTTTGTATTGGGCATTATTGGTACCAGAGTAGCAGAAGCGGTACAATCATATATCCATAAAAACTTCTTTGATGGAAAACGGGCAGTGCCTGTTGGCTGGCCCACACAAATTTCTGATGGAGGTGAACCTACGCTGCTATATCAACTGCAATTCATGAAACCCATCTTCGAAGAAACACATCCCACACAAACACAGTTGAAACGAATGCAGGCAACGTGGTTGCTCGAAACAAATCTTGGCTATTATACCAATATGGCGAGTGGTCTATCATTTCGCATCGGTCGGTTTACAACACCGTTTTGGAAGTTTAATAATTCAGGAATGTCGGTGGTGTCACAAGCGCCTTCACGGATCGATAAAAAACCGGAGTTCAGTTTTTTTGTACAGTTCAGAGGAAGGGCCGTGGTGTACAATGCGTTATTGACAGGTCAGTTCAAGCAAAATGAATTTGAGTTAACGAAAGAACAAGTGAACCGCTTTTTGTTTGAAGCAGAAAGTGGAGTGATGTTGAATATTGGTAAACTCACGGCTATTTTTCAACCGTACATTTTACGCACATCGGAAACAAATCTTCCAACTGCACGCAATCATTCCTGGGGTAGTGCGGCCTTGTATTATAATTGGTAA
- a CDS encoding phosphotransferase enzyme family protein yields MLEFVIRRYGLKRDELHMSPLGNGLINSTWKLSVDGKDYVLQKVNDEVFKKPEDIDKNLNLIAAHLQQYYPQYNLLQPIFALDGSTLVQKSEHEYFRMFPFIPDSHSKDVVETPEQAFQAAARFGKFTNMLAGISVSDLKITIPDFHNLSLRYQQFLEALTTGDKSRINEADELIQFIKLNNDIVRDFEKLKNGTGFKIRATHHDTKISNVLFDSYNNGICVIDLDTVMPGYFISDLGDMMRTYLSPVSEEESDYSLVEVRDEFYEAIVSGYFNEVKNELSAEEKKYFFYSGTFMIYMQAIRFLTDYLNNDVYYGSRYPQHNFVRAKNQIVLLQRLQEKKELFETMLNKAADMSEA; encoded by the coding sequence ATGTTGGAGTTTGTTATAAGGCGTTATGGGTTGAAGAGAGATGAATTGCATATGTCTCCTTTAGGAAATGGATTGATCAATTCAACCTGGAAGCTTTCGGTAGATGGGAAGGATTATGTACTTCAAAAAGTAAATGATGAAGTATTCAAGAAACCTGAAGATATTGATAAGAATCTGAATCTTATTGCGGCACATTTGCAGCAATACTATCCTCAATACAATTTGTTGCAACCGATTTTTGCATTGGACGGAAGTACGCTTGTACAAAAAAGCGAACATGAATATTTCCGCATGTTTCCGTTTATTCCCGATTCACATTCAAAGGATGTGGTAGAAACACCAGAGCAAGCGTTTCAGGCCGCAGCAAGGTTTGGTAAGTTTACAAATATGCTGGCCGGCATTTCCGTTAGTGATTTGAAAATTACAATCCCCGATTTTCATAATTTGTCCTTACGGTACCAGCAGTTTTTAGAAGCGCTTACAACAGGCGATAAGAGCCGAATAAACGAAGCTGATGAACTCATTCAGTTTATTAAGCTGAACAATGATATTGTTCGTGATTTTGAAAAATTAAAAAACGGAACCGGCTTTAAAATAAGGGCTACGCATCACGATACCAAGATCAGTAACGTGTTATTCGACAGTTACAATAACGGTATCTGTGTAATTGATCTGGATACTGTGATGCCCGGCTATTTCATCAGCGATCTTGGCGATATGATGCGTACCTATCTCTCACCTGTAAGCGAAGAAGAAAGTGATTATTCTCTGGTTGAAGTGAGGGATGAATTTTATGAAGCAATCGTCAGCGGTTATTTCAATGAAGTGAAGAACGAGTTATCAGCAGAAGAAAAGAAATACTTTTTTTATTCGGGTACATTTATGATCTATATGCAAGCCATCCGGTTTCTTACAGATTATCTCAACAATGATGTGTACTATGGCAGCCGGTATCCGCAGCATAATTTTGTACGGGCTAAAAATCAGATCGTTTTATTACAACGCTTGCAGGAAAAGAAGGAGTTATTTGAAACCATGCTGAACAAAGCTGCTGACATGAGCGAAGCATAA
- a CDS encoding alkaline phosphatase family protein: MKKNKLHIALLLSSVGIMIILFASCKRYVDPPPYFEDPGDTTKPASRRILFIGIDGAVPGEYKKMTLPALQGMLAKSKYSWDGISDELSTSGASWKTLMSGISYSRHKIKDSTFIYTQGINDPQHGAIPNFPSIFSYILSSPKNEMRTVFISPWSTMVEKLVPEVQDPVTAANDVAVKDSAVKRIKNGNPEFMVVHFNSVAIAGKSGGFSEANSDYKNAASQVDNYIGEMMMALKARPGYNKNEEWLVVVASTHGGTGNSHGGFSPEETTAFSFYYNEAFKQTEFTKQGSFVNVQMKGGQGGVRAVMSDASAYNPGTGPMTIEMKMKGSRSGGFPLFVTKKGPASGNILDSGDPGFAYFSGGNNNWNLQLRGASGNVRIQPGLPQSPAVVDNSWHTLTLVFVDSASKRWAKRYRDGVKIDETDISSFGAITSPQPLILGWGQGNAGDALTSHVAYNVSDIKIFNVGLSSAEVAANLCVKNITQHSKYANLTGYWPCTDGLGGRFKNYAPGAVNKDFILQSSFEWKPVPEFPCSFSSVVDPGKTNLFLTNSGFATTVFYWLKLNTQAVWGLEGSKWLELYEQEFVKL, translated from the coding sequence ATGAAAAAGAACAAACTGCATATTGCTCTCTTACTTTCTTCTGTAGGAATCATGATCATATTGTTTGCCTCCTGTAAACGTTATGTTGATCCGCCTCCTTATTTTGAGGATCCGGGCGATACAACAAAGCCTGCATCACGCAGAATACTGTTCATTGGTATTGATGGTGCAGTGCCCGGTGAGTATAAAAAAATGACATTGCCTGCATTGCAGGGTATGTTGGCAAAAAGTAAATACAGCTGGGATGGTATATCAGATGAATTAAGTACTTCAGGTGCATCGTGGAAAACACTCATGAGCGGTATCTCTTATTCACGTCACAAAATAAAAGACAGTACATTCATTTATACGCAAGGGATCAATGATCCGCAACACGGAGCAATACCGAATTTCCCTTCAATTTTTTCGTACATCCTTTCTTCACCCAAAAATGAAATGCGTACAGTGTTTATTTCGCCTTGGTCAACCATGGTTGAAAAACTGGTGCCTGAAGTACAGGATCCTGTAACAGCAGCCAACGATGTAGCGGTGAAAGATTCTGCAGTAAAGCGAATTAAAAATGGCAATCCTGAATTTATGGTGGTGCATTTCAACTCTGTTGCTATTGCCGGTAAATCGGGTGGGTTCAGTGAAGCAAACAGCGATTATAAAAATGCAGCATCACAGGTTGACAACTATATTGGCGAAATGATGATGGCATTAAAAGCAAGGCCCGGGTATAATAAGAATGAAGAATGGTTGGTGGTGGTAGCCAGTACACATGGTGGTACAGGAAACAGCCATGGTGGCTTTAGCCCTGAAGAAACAACGGCTTTTTCTTTTTATTACAACGAAGCATTTAAGCAAACAGAATTTACAAAGCAAGGGTCTTTTGTGAATGTACAAATGAAAGGAGGACAGGGAGGTGTAAGAGCAGTTATGAGCGATGCTTCTGCTTATAATCCGGGTACAGGGCCTATGACGATAGAAATGAAAATGAAAGGCAGCCGTAGTGGTGGCTTTCCGTTGTTTGTTACGAAGAAAGGACCTGCATCAGGTAATATTCTTGATTCGGGCGATCCCGGCTTTGCCTATTTTTCCGGCGGTAACAATAACTGGAATTTACAGTTAAGAGGTGCCAGTGGTAATGTGCGTATTCAACCGGGGCTTCCGCAATCACCTGCGGTAGTTGATAACAGTTGGCATACGCTTACATTGGTGTTTGTTGACAGTGCTTCAAAACGTTGGGCCAAGCGTTACAGGGATGGTGTAAAAATTGACGAAACAGATATTTCTTCGTTTGGTGCAATTACGTCGCCTCAACCATTGATCTTAGGTTGGGGTCAGGGAAATGCAGGCGATGCACTTACATCGCATGTTGCATACAATGTATCCGATATTAAAATATTCAATGTAGGCTTAAGCTCTGCAGAAGTAGCAGCAAACCTTTGTGTAAAAAACATTACACAACACAGTAAGTATGCGAACCTTACAGGCTACTGGCCATGTACAGATGGATTAGGTGGTCGGTTTAAAAACTATGCACCCGGCGCTGTTAATAAAGATTTTATTCTGCAAAGCAGTTTTGAATGGAAGCCCGTTCCTGAATTTCCATGTAGTTTCTCAAGTGTTGTGGATCCGGGAAAAACAAACTTGTTCTTAACAAACTCAGGGTTTGCTACAACAGTTTTTTATTGGTTGAAATTAAATACACAGGCAGTATGGGGATTGGAAGGCAGTAAATGGCTTGAGCTGTACGAGCAGGAATTTGTGAAATTGTAA
- a CDS encoding M60 family metallopeptidase has protein sequence MNSVILVKRLSVCLLLLSVAVTACRKKYAYEFEDGTPGNGAPAGSITVDTSIKNVDASKYAQARVFPGLVCASEPRTKVDIAMNLNYNHVQDELRISVPPSPQFSTGLYAAPGELVIIDVPQNEYSLSVQIGAWTDNLSTIQNAPRDPVIYTRSQLNPGRNYLRNLYGGHIYIFAGRPIATPVNLSFTNVVKSPDFVLGQTDRATWEAAIRSSCVPWLELRSANMIFVVPRQYCIDRPFADIQKAMQDWDDIINLDFYQWEGLSENPVDAIDEAPLLPWRVVMDIKPVVGYGHSGFPIVVQNDYSWFDGIGNVTNINGGGNWGVFHEVGHNNQQGTYWSWSTLGEVTCNIFSFKVANRLSAITPTAWPPKHPALATAIPGAITWASSAIGTRNFDGTDAAINDPFARLTPFIQIMSKIPANWGYPGQPDGWSFVTELYKKTRRSNRISLTDQNKRDFVYETLCDFTRRDMRAFFKAWGITVSTISLNKMAGVYPLSFQEIWKYNPLTKTGGDGEATEKRTIWTATASSWSTSEGSNGTINNAFDGSFTTYWHSNYGTGTGPTSPTHTITVDMAVPTVIKGFAAALRQSGTGTATRIKNIRVQVSDDNINWTPVTFVTGASTIAGAMTLLNQQGLQSFNLTANITARYFRYVVSATSDNDPTGNNSALAEINIVRP, from the coding sequence ATGAATTCTGTTATTCTTGTTAAGCGATTATCGGTTTGCCTGCTGTTACTTTCAGTAGCAGTAACCGCATGCAGAAAAAAATATGCATACGAATTTGAAGATGGTACTCCCGGTAATGGTGCGCCTGCAGGCAGCATTACGGTTGATACAAGTATTAAAAATGTAGATGCAAGTAAGTACGCACAGGCAAGGGTGTTTCCCGGTTTGGTGTGTGCATCTGAACCACGAACCAAAGTGGATATTGCAATGAATTTAAATTACAACCATGTGCAGGATGAGTTGCGTATCTCTGTTCCGCCAAGTCCGCAATTCAGTACGGGGCTTTATGCAGCTCCCGGTGAGTTGGTGATCATTGATGTTCCGCAAAACGAATATTCATTGTCTGTACAAATAGGTGCATGGACGGATAATCTTTCTACTATCCAGAATGCACCACGTGATCCCGTTATTTATACACGCAGCCAGTTAAATCCCGGAAGAAATTATTTACGGAATTTATACGGAGGCCATATTTATATATTCGCAGGTCGCCCAATTGCAACTCCGGTAAACTTATCATTTACGAATGTTGTGAAGTCGCCTGATTTTGTACTGGGACAAACTGATCGGGCAACCTGGGAAGCTGCCATACGTTCATCCTGTGTACCATGGCTTGAATTAAGAAGTGCCAACATGATCTTTGTTGTACCACGTCAATATTGTATCGACCGGCCGTTTGCTGATATTCAAAAAGCAATGCAGGATTGGGATGATATTATCAATCTTGATTTTTACCAATGGGAAGGTTTGAGTGAAAATCCTGTTGATGCAATTGATGAAGCACCGCTTCTTCCATGGAGAGTGGTGATGGATATTAAACCTGTTGTAGGTTATGGTCACTCTGGTTTCCCAATTGTTGTGCAAAACGATTACAGTTGGTTCGATGGAATTGGCAACGTCACCAACATTAATGGCGGCGGTAACTGGGGTGTATTCCATGAAGTGGGGCACAACAATCAGCAAGGTACTTATTGGAGCTGGAGCACATTAGGTGAAGTTACCTGTAACATTTTCTCGTTTAAAGTTGCCAATCGGTTGAGCGCAATAACTCCAACTGCATGGCCTCCGAAACATCCTGCGCTGGCAACAGCAATACCCGGAGCAATCACATGGGCATCTTCTGCTATAGGCACAAGAAATTTTGATGGCACCGATGCTGCGATCAATGATCCGTTTGCACGGTTAACACCATTCATTCAGATCATGAGTAAGATACCGGCTAATTGGGGTTATCCCGGGCAACCGGATGGATGGAGCTTTGTAACAGAGTTGTACAAAAAAACAAGACGTTCAAACAGGATATCGTTGACCGATCAGAACAAACGTGATTTTGTGTACGAAACATTATGCGATTTTACCCGCAGGGATATGCGTGCATTTTTCAAAGCATGGGGTATTACCGTGAGTACTATTTCACTAAACAAGATGGCAGGCGTTTATCCTTTATCATTCCAGGAAATATGGAAGTATAACCCATTAACAAAAACAGGTGGAGATGGAGAGGCAACTGAAAAGAGAACGATCTGGACGGCCACTGCAAGTTCATGGTCTACAAGTGAAGGTTCAAACGGAACCATTAATAATGCATTCGATGGTTCGTTCACTACGTATTGGCATAGTAATTATGGAACCGGTACCGGACCAACATCGCCAACGCACACAATTACGGTGGATATGGCTGTGCCAACAGTCATCAAAGGTTTTGCTGCTGCATTAAGGCAAAGTGGTACAGGTACAGCAACCCGTATTAAAAACATACGGGTACAGGTAAGTGACGATAATATTAACTGGACCCCGGTTACGTTTGTGACCGGTGCAAGTACAATTGCCGGTGCTATGACATTGTTGAATCAACAGGGATTACAAAGCTTCAATCTCACTGCAAATATTACAGCCAGGTATTTCCGGTATGTTGTATCTGCTACATCCGATAATGATCCAACAGGTAACAACTCAGCATTAGCTGAAATAAATATTGTACGACCTTAA